From Acinetobacter suaedae, one genomic window encodes:
- a CDS encoding feruloyl-CoA synthase — translation MKEMQMNATQSQDRERFVKLGRHDIHYHHKDDMLYISPKEQLKPYPQKLTDRLIHFAQTKPDHIFAAKRNAQGEWVKLSYAEVLQRAWHIAQALHDRDLSQERPLVILSGNDLEHLTLSMGAMLAGVPFSAISPAYSLVSQDFGKLKHVFEVLTPGMVYACDGQAFGKAIQACITPDIEVVTNKGIIGDQICTSFQSLLDTPVSNVQEFYQTLDENQIAKFLFTSGSTKLPKAVPTTHLMLCVNQQMLLQTFPEFEETPPVLLDWLSWHHTFGGSHNVGIALYNGGTIYIDDGKPIAGKFDETIRNLKEISPTVYLNVPKGWEELTEALEKDEELRNRFFAKVKILFFAGAALSEAGWNRLDKIAQHHCGEKIRIMSGLGMTETAPSCAFTTGPRVMAGFIGYPAPGCEIKLVPCGDKLEFCVRGKHVMKGYWRLKADQQSTVFDEEGFFHTGDAVRLVDVNDPTKGLMYDGRIAEDFKLNTGTFVNVGTLRNKVLIQGNLLVQDVCITGSNLNAVGFLIFPKLEACAQYAGLKLGEHSSTEILRHPKVQQWFRQFLTTFNKDATGSSNTVSMLYLMTEPPQLDAGEVTDKGNLNQSNITKRRAALIDELYQKQAENPLIIRVPTLKQ, via the coding sequence TCATTTTGCACAAACCAAACCTGACCATATTTTTGCTGCAAAACGCAATGCTCAAGGTGAATGGGTCAAACTAAGTTATGCAGAAGTTTTACAGCGTGCATGGCACATTGCTCAGGCTTTACATGATCGTGATTTAAGCCAAGAAAGACCGCTGGTCATTTTAAGTGGCAATGATCTCGAACATTTGACACTCTCAATGGGCGCCATGCTAGCAGGTGTGCCTTTCTCGGCTATTTCCCCCGCCTACTCTCTAGTCTCGCAAGATTTTGGTAAACTTAAACATGTGTTTGAAGTACTTACCCCAGGCATGGTCTATGCTTGTGATGGTCAAGCCTTTGGCAAAGCCATTCAGGCCTGTATTACACCTGACATTGAAGTAGTGACCAATAAAGGAATTATCGGCGATCAGATCTGCACATCTTTTCAGTCACTATTAGATACGCCTGTTTCAAATGTTCAAGAGTTTTATCAGACGCTTGATGAAAACCAGATTGCCAAATTTCTATTTACCTCGGGTTCAACCAAACTCCCTAAAGCTGTACCGACCACGCATTTAATGTTGTGTGTGAATCAGCAAATGTTATTGCAGACTTTTCCTGAGTTTGAAGAAACGCCACCGGTCCTACTCGACTGGCTGTCTTGGCACCACACCTTTGGCGGCAGTCACAATGTCGGTATCGCACTTTATAACGGCGGTACCATTTACATTGATGATGGCAAACCCATTGCCGGAAAATTTGACGAAACCATCCGTAATCTCAAAGAAATTTCTCCTACCGTTTACTTAAATGTGCCAAAAGGTTGGGAAGAACTCACCGAAGCATTAGAAAAAGATGAAGAATTAAGAAATCGCTTTTTTGCCAAAGTTAAAATTTTATTCTTTGCAGGTGCAGCGCTTTCAGAAGCGGGCTGGAACAGACTCGATAAAATTGCTCAGCATCATTGCGGAGAAAAAATCCGCATTATGAGTGGATTGGGTATGACTGAAACTGCACCATCTTGTGCTTTTACCACTGGTCCACGCGTGATGGCTGGCTTTATTGGCTACCCTGCTCCGGGATGCGAAATTAAGCTAGTGCCATGTGGTGACAAACTTGAGTTCTGTGTTCGTGGCAAACACGTCATGAAAGGCTATTGGCGCTTAAAAGCAGACCAGCAAAGCACTGTATTTGATGAGGAAGGCTTTTTCCATACAGGTGATGCGGTTCGTTTAGTCGATGTTAATGATCCGACTAAAGGACTGATGTACGACGGACGAATTGCCGAAGACTTCAAACTCAATACGGGTACTTTCGTCAATGTGGGTACACTACGCAACAAAGTACTGATTCAAGGTAATTTATTGGTTCAAGATGTTTGCATTACAGGATCAAACCTGAATGCTGTTGGTTTTCTGATTTTTCCGAAATTAGAAGCATGTGCCCAATATGCAGGTCTGAAACTGGGCGAACATTCTTCAACCGAGATACTACGGCATCCGAAAGTCCAACAATGGTTCCGCCAATTTTTAACAACTTTTAATAAAGATGCGACTGGCAGTTCAAATACCGTCTCCATGCTTTATTTAATGACTGAGCCACCTCAACTCGATGCAGGCGAAGTAACCGATAAAGGTAACCTCAATCAAAGCAATATTACAAAACGTCGTGCTGCTTTAATTGACGAACTTTATCAAAAACAGGCCGAAAACCCGCTGATTATTCGGGTACCCACCTTAAAGCAATAA
- a CDS encoding acyl-CoA dehydrogenase family protein — protein MPHDTEFELFRDSYRRFLKEQVAPYYEQWEHDGLIPRDLWLCLGENGFLCVDVPEEYGGYGAPVHYSLMLVQETAQAGFASLAVAIGGQNELVSPYLQNIGTEEQKRYWLPKMVTGEVVTAIAMTEANAGSDLQAIRTQAILENDQYRVNGSKTFISNGLHADLIVLVAKTAPQAKAKGISILLVDASLEGVKKGRSLQKIGLHAQDTAELFFDDVCVPTTQRLGEEGQGFAYLMQELPRERLSISMMALGSILGAIELTKDYVLERKAFGQPLSQMQNTRFVLANAQIKVKAAQAFVDQCAALYQQHQLSVTQVAALKCFITDVQCEVIDQLLQLFGGYGYMQEYPISRFFVDARVQKIYGGTNEIMKEIVARELLGK, from the coding sequence ATGCCACACGATACAGAATTTGAACTCTTTCGGGATAGCTACCGCAGATTCTTAAAAGAACAGGTTGCTCCTTATTATGAACAATGGGAACACGATGGCCTTATCCCACGTGATCTATGGCTTTGTCTTGGGGAAAATGGCTTTTTATGCGTCGATGTACCCGAGGAATATGGTGGTTACGGCGCTCCTGTTCATTACTCTCTCATGCTGGTTCAAGAAACTGCTCAAGCAGGCTTTGCATCTTTGGCAGTTGCCATTGGCGGGCAAAATGAGCTGGTCTCTCCTTATCTGCAAAATATTGGAACTGAAGAACAAAAACGTTATTGGCTACCCAAAATGGTGACAGGTGAAGTCGTCACTGCAATTGCCATGACAGAAGCCAATGCGGGTTCAGACTTACAGGCTATACGCACTCAAGCCATTTTAGAAAATGACCAATATCGTGTGAATGGTTCAAAAACGTTTATTTCAAATGGTTTGCATGCTGACCTAATTGTTTTGGTGGCTAAAACTGCCCCTCAAGCGAAAGCAAAAGGCATTTCAATTTTATTAGTCGATGCCTCTTTAGAAGGTGTTAAAAAAGGCCGCTCTTTACAAAAAATTGGACTCCATGCCCAAGATACAGCCGAACTGTTTTTTGATGATGTTTGTGTACCTACAACTCAACGTTTGGGTGAAGAAGGACAAGGCTTTGCTTATTTAATGCAAGAGTTACCACGCGAACGTTTAAGTATTTCCATGATGGCTTTGGGGTCAATTTTAGGTGCCATCGAACTGACTAAAGACTATGTATTAGAGCGTAAAGCTTTCGGACAACCTTTAAGCCAAATGCAAAACACACGGTTTGTACTCGCAAACGCGCAAATTAAAGTAAAAGCCGCTCAAGCTTTTGTAGATCAATGTGCAGCGCTGTATCAACAACACCAGTTAAGCGTGACCCAAGTTGCCGCACTAAAATGCTTTATCACTGATGTCCAATGTGAAGTGATTGATCAATTACTTCAGCTTTTTGGCGGCTACGGTTACATGCAGGAATATCCGATTTCACGCTTTTTTGTGGATGCACGGGTACAAAAAATTTATGGAGGAACCAACGAAATCATGAAGGAAATCGTCGCCCGAGAACTACTTGGAAAATAA
- a CDS encoding OprD family porin, whose amino-acid sequence MSKLWIYSTLMLTSSVYAGNFIDNSTVELTTRNFYFDRDYQEESKYPAAKDWTQGFILKANSGYTEGTIGFGLDILATAGFKLDADAEHAGTGNLLRNTVTNEPADSYGQIGVTAKAKMSQTELKVGTLRPMNPVLVASPARLLPQTYRGLSIESKDLQDFDLQAAYINRVNHRDSTNHEKMKISGVNGRFKSAETDQLFYAGGDYQLHPTIKLTAFYMDVDDLYNQVMFGALHQYQINDATNLSSQLRYYRSRDDGQAKAGLVDNDLYHAHFELKHQNHKFIFGTFQHHGDTAFPYLTGGETGLLIDTWPGEFLNPKEKAYSFRYEYDFKDYVPGLRFMTRYTTGRNIYAPNLGGTNLKERETDFDLGYTVQSGWLKNLGVRARYAMYDNNMLSTANIKPVNETRINIDYTWKFK is encoded by the coding sequence ATGTCAAAATTATGGATCTACTCCACCTTAATGCTCACAAGTTCAGTCTATGCAGGTAACTTCATTGATAACAGTACAGTAGAACTGACCACACGAAATTTTTATTTCGATCGTGACTATCAAGAAGAGTCAAAATATCCTGCCGCAAAAGATTGGACACAAGGATTTATTCTCAAAGCAAACTCGGGCTACACCGAGGGAACCATTGGTTTTGGGCTAGATATTCTTGCAACAGCAGGCTTTAAACTCGATGCCGATGCCGAACATGCAGGTACAGGCAATTTACTTAGAAATACGGTCACCAATGAACCTGCTGACTCTTACGGACAAATTGGTGTCACAGCAAAAGCTAAAATGAGCCAAACTGAACTTAAAGTTGGTACCTTAAGACCGATGAACCCTGTTCTAGTTGCTTCACCTGCCCGTTTATTGCCACAGACCTACCGTGGTCTCTCAATTGAATCCAAAGACCTTCAAGATTTTGACTTACAAGCAGCTTACATTAATCGCGTCAACCATCGTGATTCCACTAATCATGAAAAAATGAAAATTTCAGGGGTAAATGGACGATTTAAAAGTGCTGAAACAGATCAATTATTTTATGCAGGTGGTGATTATCAATTGCACCCTACAATTAAGCTGACTGCTTTTTACATGGACGTTGATGATCTTTATAACCAAGTTATGTTCGGAGCCTTACATCAATATCAAATTAATGATGCCACCAATCTTAGTTCACAATTACGCTATTACCGCAGTCGCGATGATGGACAAGCAAAAGCAGGTTTAGTCGATAATGATCTTTATCATGCACATTTCGAACTTAAACATCAAAACCACAAATTTATTTTTGGAACCTTTCAGCATCACGGCGATACCGCATTTCCATATTTGACTGGAGGTGAAACCGGGCTACTCATTGATACATGGCCGGGCGAGTTTTTAAATCCAAAAGAAAAAGCCTATAGCTTCCGTTATGAATATGACTTTAAAGATTATGTACCAGGTTTACGTTTCATGACCCGTTACACCACAGGTCGTAATATTTATGCACCCAACTTAGGTGGAACCAATCTAAAAGAGCGCGAAACAGACTTTGATTTAGGCTACACCGTTCAGAGTGGCTGGTTAAAAAATTTGGGAGTGCGGGCGCGTTATGCAATGTATGACAACAACATGCTTTCTACTGCCAATATCAAACCTGTAAATGAAACCCGTATCAACATTGACTACACATGGAAATTTAAATAA